Below is a window of Musa acuminata AAA Group cultivar baxijiao chromosome BXJ3-11, Cavendish_Baxijiao_AAA, whole genome shotgun sequence DNA.
CCTCCCGACGCCGCTCACCTCCCCATCGACTACCTCCTCGACCCCCCCGGCGACTGCTTCCTCCACGACGACGCAATGGCCAATCCGCTCCCCTGCTTCTCCGCGCCATCCGCGGTATCCCTCCCTCCCGGCCTTCATGCACCGGGCGACGACTTCGATCTCCTCCACCGCCCTAAGCGACCGCGGAGCTGCAGTGACTTGTACCGACCGTCGGATCTCACGTTCGAGGCCAGTTCCTGCAATGTGGCAGGTTGGCCGGCGCCGGAGCTCATGGCAGAGCTCCTCGTGGCAGCCCCGCCGCCGGCCCGCGGGATACCTGCGTGCGACGGGGATAGGAAGTTGGGCGCCGGATGCTTGTCGGCGCAGACCGTGGCGGCGCGGGCGCGGAGGAAGAGGATCAGCGAGAAGACGCAAGAGCTGGGGAGGCTGATTCCCGGCGGGAACAAGATGAACACGGCGGAGATGTTCCAAGCGGCGTACAAGTACGTCAAGTTCTTGGAGGCCCAGGTTGGAATCCTTGGGCTCATGGGCTCAATTAAGGTACACAATACCCAACTCTTCTGGACTCGGTCTCATGACTTAGGTTAGGTGAGTCCACTTACTGTTCTTGCTTGGTGCAGGGATGGAAGGCACCGCAAGAGGTGGAGCAGAAGCTTCAAGCTCTACTAGCATCTACAGCCGTCCAAGAGAAGCTGTCCGGCGAGGGACAGTGCATCGTGCCGGAGGCGGTGATCGGAGCCATCTCCGCGGACCGAGACATCGAATCGAACATGCCGGTCTCAAGAGACCTCGATCGATTCATCGAGTCGAGTAGACAATTGAACCGGGATTCGGAGAATTAGTTCTCTACGATAGTTGTGGTAGatagattgatgacttgtttgctTTGTTCTTAGTGGTTGTAATCCTAATTCAACATTGTAGTTGTAATTCAAGTACTTTTTGGGGTCATTTAGTTTTTTGCTTTAAAGCCCAGTATCTAAAATAAATGGACCTCTGGCCCACTCATTCCATCGTTATGACGTGGCTACATCATAGCCATTGATCTTCCTGCGATCCGTTGAcgataagaaacaaaaaaaaatgtcTGCATAGTTTCACTTTGAACTAAGATTTAGTATGAAGCTAACGTTTTGATTGTTATGACTTGGATGATACAAAAGAATCCAGTACAGGAAGGGGTTCCAGTGGGAAGCCATGACCTCAGAACACAAGATTCATTATGATGAAGTTGACAACCATTGAAAGAAAACCATGGTTTCACTCAACAGCTTCCCTCCAAAGAACTTACAATGCACTGCACAATAGCAGAGTTGAAAATTGCTGTGACATTGTACTATGACATAATTTGCTTTCCCTGTGCACGAGATTACAAGCTTCAAACAATTAGAGAGGGAAAAGAAAAATAACAGAGCAAGAATCAAGTATGCTAAGAAGACAATGTCAAGAATGACAGAAATTGTAGGAAATTATGTTGTTCCTCACTTTACTAGTAGTCTTATGCTGCTCACTAGCTGATCCTTTGGCTTTGCTTTCTTCGCTTAACTGCCTCAGAAGACTTTTCATCCTTTGTTTGCATTCATGGAGCTTAAAACAAAATGCAATTTTAGCTGCTGGTTAGATGAAACAAAAGGGATCAAAGTAGAGCTTTTCTATCTTATACCTCATGTTCGGTGTTTTGATATTCATTCCACACCATCGTCTCATCGCTTCTTAAGAATCCAATTTCGGAATTCAAAGCTTTAAGCTACAGAATGCAGCAACATGCTAGATGATTTAAGTTTTCTTGAGGTCTTCATATGTAACACCATAAAAGACAGAGGAACAACACTTATTCTTGAACCCAATCTTCATATATAACATA
It encodes the following:
- the LOC135653004 gene encoding transcription factor bHLH52-like; this translates as MALSLHQSWEAAGHPHPGVDLLHDSQSEVADALLGFFSDPPDAAHLPIDYLLDPPGDCFLHDDAMANPLPCFSAPSAVSLPPGLHAPGDDFDLLHRPKRPRSCSDLYRPSDLTFEASSCNVAGWPAPELMAELLVAAPPPARGIPACDGDRKLGAGCLSAQTVAARARRKRISEKTQELGRLIPGGNKMNTAEMFQAAYKYVKFLEAQVGILGLMGSIKGWKAPQEVEQKLQALLASTAVQEKLSGEGQCIVPEAVIGAISADRDIESNMPVSRDLDRFIESSRQLNRDSEN